The following proteins come from a genomic window of Candidatus Gorgyraea atricola:
- a CDS encoding SPFH/Band 7/PHB domain protein, whose amino-acid sequence QKTAEQTRRAAELEATGRYEAAKQDKLAAIEKADGAMQAEIKVAEGKAKAIKLVNEAAEKYFVGNAVVLKKLEVTENSLSKNSKIILTKDGINPNLILGELPLTN is encoded by the coding sequence ACAGAAGACAGCGGAACAGACTAGGCGTGCTGCTGAATTAGAAGCTACAGGTAGGTATGAAGCTGCGAAACAGGATAAGCTTGCTGCTATCGAGAAAGCTGATGGTGCTATGCAAGCAGAGATTAAAGTAGCTGAAGGGAAAGCTAAAGCTATTAAACTCGTTAATGAAGCTGCTGAGAAATACTTTGTAGGTAATGCTGTAGTATTAAAGAAGTTAGAAGTTACCGAGAATTCTTTAAGTAAAAATTCAAAGATAATTCTAACAAAAGATGGTATAAATCCTAACTTAATTTTAGGTGAATTACCATTAACTAATTAA
- a CDS encoding transposase, producing the protein MARCSRILIDNASYHITARGNQQQCIFLCAEDYEKYLSMVKKAKRKYRIFLYAYCLMKNHVHMLIEAIKSKDISKFMHWVSRGYTAYFNAKYGKTGHLWQGRFQNSPIIKGQYLINAATYIENNPVQAGIVNDPADYPWSSYRARCLFANNNIVDEMKIDCRYVN; encoded by the coding sequence ATGGCTAGATGTTCCAGGATATTGATTGACAATGCCTCTTATCATATTACTGCAAGAGGCAATCAGCAGCAATGTATATTCTTATGTGCTGAAGACTACGAAAAGTATCTTTCCATGGTCAAAAAAGCAAAGAGAAAATATAGGATATTCCTATATGCCTATTGCCTTATGAAAAACCATGTACACATGCTTATCGAAGCCATCAAATCAAAAGATATCTCTAAATTCATGCATTGGGTAAGTCGGGGCTATACTGCATATTTTAATGCTAAATACGGAAAAACAGGTCATCTGTGGCAGGGTAGATTCCAGAACAGTCCCATTATAAAAGGTCAGTATCTTATAAATGCAGCGACTTATATTGAAAATAATCCTGTACAGGCAGGGATAGTAAATGACCCCGCTGATTACCCTTGGAGTAGCTATAGAGCAAGGTGTTTATTTGCCAATAATAATATAGTAGATGAGATGAAGATTGATTGCAGGTATGTGAACTGA
- the smpB gene encoding SsrA-binding protein SmpB yields the protein MKQNGVVTNRAARRDYFIQETVEAGIELKGCEVKSIRAGQASLAESFGKVEDREIFLYHMYVSPYKYTKQEEQDSLRPKKLLLHRREIEYLMVQVLQKRLALIPLRVYFKKSLAKVELGLAKGKKHYDKREAIKRKEAERTIARAKRHKG from the coding sequence ATGAAGCAGAATGGAGTCGTTACTAATAGGGCTGCCAGGCGGGATTATTTTATACAGGAGACTGTAGAGGCAGGCATTGAGCTTAAAGGGTGCGAGGTAAAGTCTATAAGGGCTGGCCAGGCGAGTCTGGCTGAGAGCTTTGGTAAAGTAGAGGACAGAGAGATATTTTTGTACCATATGTATGTCAGTCCTTATAAATATACTAAGCAGGAAGAGCAGGATTCACTGAGGCCCAAGAAACTTCTTTTGCATAGACGAGAGATAGAGTATCTCATGGTTCAGGTTTTGCAAAAGCGGCTTGCGCTTATTCCTTTAAGGGTTTATTTTAAGAAGAGTCTTGCGAAAGTCGAATTAGGACTAGCAAAAGGAAAGAAGCACTACGACAAGCGTGAGGCGATCAAGCGCAAGGAAGCAGAGCGCACGATTGCGCGCGCGAAGAGGCACAAAGGATAA
- the murI gene encoding glutamate racemase, whose protein sequence is MDNRPIGIFDSGVGGLTVVREVMKALPKEQIVYLGDTARVPYGTKSNETIKRFSVENAQFLKSFKVKLIVVACNTASSIALPVLRKKFKVPIIGVIKPGARSAIKVTRNGRIGVIGTPTTVKSKAYEKEIKLLSRNSIISRACPLFVPLAEEGWLNGKITLSIVKKYLEPLMKKDIDTLVLGCTHYPLLKNSISRITGKKVRIVDSASSVAEEIRDALKMNNRLASRSKIPMHRFFATDAVEQFVKVGQKFLGKKIYKARRADYV, encoded by the coding sequence ATGGACAATAGACCCATAGGGATATTTGATTCTGGAGTTGGGGGGCTTACTGTGGTTAGGGAGGTTATGAAGGCCCTGCCTAAGGAGCAGATTGTGTATCTGGGTGATACTGCCAGGGTTCCTTATGGCACGAAGTCTAATGAGACGATAAAACGATTTTCAGTCGAGAATGCGCAGTTTCTTAAAAGCTTTAAGGTTAAACTTATAGTGGTGGCTTGCAACACTGCTTCTAGTATTGCATTGCCTGTTTTGAGAAAAAAATTCAAAGTTCCTATTATAGGTGTAATAAAACCTGGCGCGAGAAGTGCTATAAAGGTTACCAGGAATGGCAGGATAGGCGTTATAGGTACGCCGACCACAGTAAAGAGCAAGGCCTATGAAAAGGAGATCAAGCTTCTATCCAGAAATAGTATAATTTCCAGGGCATGTCCTTTATTTGTGCCTCTTGCTGAAGAAGGCTGGTTGAATGGCAAGATCACACTTAGTATTGTAAAAAAATATCTTGAGCCGCTAATGAAAAAAGATATAGATACGCTTGTTCTGGGATGTACGCATTACCCGCTTTTGAAAAATTCAATCTCAAGGATAACTGGGAAAAAGGTGAGGATAGTTGATTCCGCGAGTTCAGTGGCAGAAGAGATTAGAGATGCATTGAAAATGAATAACAGATTAGCATCACGTTCCAAGATTCCTATGCATAGATTCTTTGCAACAGACGCGGTAGAGCAATTCGTAAAGGTCGGACAGAAATTTTTAGGGAAAAAAATCTACAAGGCCAGGAGAGCAGACTATGTATGA
- the queD gene encoding 6-carboxytetrahydropterin synthase QueD yields the protein MYEILVKADFSGAHNLRGYKGKCEELHGHNWKIEARFESDSLNDIGIAVDFKVLKAKLKSVLKKLDHSHLNKLTFFKKQNPSAENIARYIFEELKKKKLPVKSISVWESDTSCASYTI from the coding sequence ATGTATGAGATTCTTGTAAAAGCAGATTTTAGTGGAGCGCATAATCTCAGGGGATATAAAGGCAAGTGCGAAGAGCTGCATGGCCATAACTGGAAGATAGAAGCGAGATTTGAAAGCGATTCTTTAAATGATATTGGCATAGCAGTAGATTTTAAGGTCCTGAAAGCAAAACTTAAGAGTGTGTTAAAAAAATTAGATCATTCGCATCTCAATAAATTGACTTTTTTTAAGAAACAGAATCCCTCTGCGGAGAATATTGCCAGATATATTTTTGAAGAGTTGAAAAAGAAAAAGCTTCCCGTTAAGTCAATATCTGTCTGGGAGTCGGATACCTCGTGCGCTTCATATACGATTTAG
- a CDS encoding 3-deoxy-D-manno-octulosonic acid transferase: MASRFGILSKRLRAISSRGKVIWIHAVSVGEMKAASILAPLLREKFPSHKIIFSSVTHTGNKVAKTVATPEEEVFYLPFDLSFITNKVVKIIKPELFLCLETELWPNLISSLYRFNAKIILVNGRISNRSYIGYKRIRLIVSRLLRKFSLILMQSDEDAARVLDLGAPKERIFTVGNLKFDLLLLGPGNRRHEIRDKLGIAKEEILLVAGSTHKGEEDIILDCFLRLKEDHKNIKLLLAPRHVERTQEIENLLAKFGLESRKYSRDKGPHTKIEDFVRGRQGTRDKVLVLDVIGELKSIYSAADIVFIGGSLVKKGGQNPIEPAALSRPVIFGKYMFNFRDAAKSFLENKGAIQIQDKDELYSSIKLLLDDPAEKKRLGANAKHTVDKNSGSSQRTIDLILPLSIG, encoded by the coding sequence ATGGCCAGCAGATTCGGTATTCTCTCTAAACGCCTCAGGGCCATCTCTTCCAGAGGTAAGGTCATCTGGATACACGCGGTCAGCGTGGGAGAGATGAAGGCAGCGAGTATCTTGGCGCCCCTCTTGCGAGAAAAATTCCCTTCTCATAAAATTATATTCTCGAGCGTGACTCATACAGGAAATAAGGTCGCCAAAACAGTGGCTACGCCAGAGGAAGAGGTCTTTTATCTCCCGTTTGACCTGAGTTTTATTACAAACAAGGTCGTTAAGATTATAAAACCTGAGTTATTCTTGTGTCTTGAGACAGAACTCTGGCCCAATCTTATTTCTTCACTCTACAGGTTCAACGCAAAGATCATCCTGGTAAATGGCAGGATTTCCAACAGGTCTTACATCGGGTATAAAAGGATAAGGCTTATAGTTTCAAGGCTCTTGAGAAAATTTTCTCTTATCCTTATGCAGTCAGACGAGGACGCAGCAAGGGTCCTGGACTTAGGCGCGCCAAAAGAGCGGATCTTTACTGTTGGCAACCTGAAGTTTGATCTCTTGTTATTAGGGCCTGGCAATAGGAGGCACGAGATAAGGGATAAATTAGGCATTGCTAAAGAAGAAATCCTGCTGGTCGCAGGCAGTACGCACAAAGGAGAAGAAGATATAATATTGGATTGTTTTTTAAGATTGAAAGAGGATCATAAAAATATAAAACTTCTTCTAGCGCCTCGCCATGTCGAACGCACACAGGAGATAGAAAACCTTTTGGCCAAGTTTGGCTTAGAGTCTAGAAAGTACTCAAGGGACAAGGGACCCCATACGAAAATCGAAGATTTCGTACGGGGCAGGCAAGGGACAAGGGACAAGGTGCTTGTTTTAGATGTCATAGGCGAGCTTAAAAGCATCTATTCTGCTGCGGATATTGTGTTTATTGGCGGGAGCCTGGTTAAAAAAGGCGGGCAGAATCCTATTGAGCCGGCAGCTTTGTCACGGCCAGTTATATTTGGAAAATACATGTTTAATTTCCGGGATGCGGCAAAATCTTTTCTTGAGAATAAAGGAGCCATCCAGATACAAGATAAAGATGAATTGTATTCTTCTATTAAACTGCTTCTGGATGATCCTGCGGAAAAAAAGAGGCTTGGTGCCAATGCAAAGCATACTGTGGACAAAAATTCAGGCTCCAGCCAGCGCACTATCGATCTTATTCTACCCCTGTCCATAGGTTGA
- a CDS encoding CBS domain-containing protein: protein MNAKDVMATDIVTVSLSTGIREIYDIFKKTRYGGIPVVNDERRILGMITKAEILAVLLPDYFDMLGENIMFIDDFGALDEEFESMPTFELFVAEDIMKKGAITVEENASLLKIVAMMLKNNVRRILVEKDGVLKGTITRGDICKAFFENRDIGRS, encoded by the coding sequence ATGAATGCTAAAGACGTTATGGCAACGGATATAGTGACAGTATCTTTATCTACGGGGATACGTGAGATCTACGATATCTTTAAAAAGACTCGCTATGGGGGCATACCAGTTGTTAATGACGAAAGGCGCATTCTCGGTATGATCACAAAGGCGGAGATCCTTGCAGTGCTTTTGCCGGATTATTTTGATATGCTGGGCGAGAACATCATGTTCATAGATGATTTCGGAGCGCTTGATGAGGAGTTTGAATCAATGCCTACGTTTGAGCTATTTGTGGCAGAGGATATTATGAAGAAGGGCGCGATAACCGTAGAAGAGAACGCCTCGCTTTTAAAGATAGTAGCTATGATGTTAAAGAACAATGTCCGCAGGATCCTTGTGGAAAAAGATGGAGTCTTGAAAGGTACAATTACGCGTGGTGACATCTGCAAGGCATTTTTTGAAAATAGGGACATAGGTAGATCATGA
- a CDS encoding ArsB/NhaD family transporter: MIGIIIASVIVLVVLYLVATEKVDKVIAVSSGALLMIISGRMLGFYSQTKALEAIDFNTLGLLLGMMIMAAILKRTGFFNYIAISLARLSKGKPWALMALLGVSTAFLSMLVDNVTTVVIMVPITILVCDILGITPLPILMAEILLSIIGGVATLVGDPPNIFIGSAAGLSFNDFLKNLFPITLVTICYSLFILKFIHRRHLSEEPTNFKAVLNIDARKAIKDPKGMVKCLIALAVTFTLFFFHDHIGLYPSFIALIGAGLAFVLLQPDPEEIFHDVEWGVLAFFACFFVIIGGLQETGILSQIAKKTAILAEVDIRLYKVALLWMTGIFSSIIGAVPLTMVMLPIMKTISGLGINGDSLWWILAMGVGFGANGLPVGHAASILGIAISKKSRSPITIKAWLSSGTVVAVAALVFISILIFAGFF; encoded by the coding sequence ATGATCGGTATAATAATAGCCTCGGTAATAGTTCTGGTGGTGCTGTATCTTGTGGCAACTGAAAAGGTGGACAAGGTCATAGCTGTATCGTCTGGCGCGCTTTTGATGATCATATCAGGCAGGATGCTTGGATTTTATTCTCAAACCAAGGCGCTAGAGGCAATAGATTTTAATACATTAGGTCTTTTGCTGGGCATGATGATCATGGCCGCGATACTCAAAAGAACCGGCTTTTTTAATTATATTGCCATCAGTCTGGCAAGGCTTTCAAAAGGAAAACCCTGGGCGCTTATGGCGCTTTTAGGCGTGTCAACGGCATTTCTCTCCATGCTCGTGGACAATGTCACTACAGTCGTAATAATGGTGCCTATCACGATCCTTGTGTGCGACATACTTGGCATTACGCCCCTGCCGATTCTCATGGCAGAGATATTACTTTCGATAATAGGAGGCGTCGCGACGCTGGTGGGCGATCCGCCTAACATATTTATCGGTTCTGCCGCAGGCCTCAGCTTCAATGATTTTTTAAAAAATCTTTTTCCAATAACCCTTGTAACAATATGTTATTCACTTTTTATATTAAAATTCATACACAGGAGACACCTGTCTGAAGAGCCCACGAATTTTAAAGCAGTATTGAATATAGACGCGCGCAAGGCAATAAAGGATCCTAAGGGAATGGTAAAGTGTTTAATAGCGCTTGCCGTTACATTTACATTGTTTTTCTTTCATGATCATATTGGTCTATATCCGTCATTCATAGCCTTGATCGGCGCGGGCCTCGCGTTCGTGTTATTGCAGCCTGATCCCGAAGAGATATTCCATGATGTTGAGTGGGGGGTTCTGGCATTCTTCGCCTGCTTTTTTGTTATTATAGGCGGACTTCAGGAAACAGGCATCCTGTCGCAGATCGCAAAAAAGACAGCTATTTTGGCAGAGGTAGATATCAGATTATATAAAGTGGCGCTATTATGGATGACAGGGATATTCTCATCAATAATAGGCGCGGTGCCCCTTACGATGGTCATGCTGCCTATCATGAAGACGATTTCAGGCTTAGGCATAAATGGCGATTCATTGTGGTGGATACTTGCCATGGGCGTTGGTTTTGGGGCAAATGGCTTACCTGTTGGCCACGCAGCGAGTATTCTGGGCATAGCAATAAGCAAAAAATCCAGAAGTCCTATCACCATCAAGGCATGGCTTTCTTCAGGCACAGTAGTAGCTGTAGCAGCCCTTGTCTTCATCAGCATCCTGATCTTCGCGGGATTCTTTTAA
- the lpxK gene encoding tetraacyldisaccharide 4'-kinase — MKILLIPFSFLYYAVISIRNFFYKIGIFRSYRLDAKVISVGNITWGGTGKTPAAAFIANLLFGRGLKPAILLRGYGDDEEILYSKLAPAIPVVAGKDRVETGKAILAGRSVKTILLDDGFQYRRLKRDLDIVCIDATDPFGNGWVIPAGSMREGMSSLRRADIFLITKVDLAHDKNGSKELEKTLKKINPKAAILKSSHSPQYFYRLSDDKIVDGTKLKNNSVALLSAIGNPDAFEKTILSLGLKFKKHFIFRDHHWYKEGDLKKIENYCSKNGIDTIITTEKDAVRLSLVPCPLSLVPVLVLRVQLEITENEQGFYNRLSGICTG, encoded by the coding sequence ATGAAAATCTTACTCATACCTTTTTCATTTCTCTATTACGCGGTCATTTCTATCAGGAACTTTTTTTATAAGATAGGCATTTTTCGTTCGTACAGGCTCGACGCAAAGGTCATAAGCGTGGGCAATATCACCTGGGGCGGCACTGGAAAGACACCAGCAGCCGCATTTATAGCAAATCTTCTTTTTGGCCGTGGACTAAAGCCAGCGATTTTATTAAGAGGATATGGTGATGATGAAGAGATACTTTATTCAAAATTGGCGCCTGCTATTCCTGTTGTGGCGGGGAAGGATAGGGTTGAGACAGGAAAGGCTATACTAGCAGGTCGTTCAGTAAAGACTATTTTGCTGGACGATGGCTTTCAATACAGGCGATTAAAAAGAGATCTGGATATTGTCTGCATAGATGCCACAGATCCATTTGGCAATGGCTGGGTCATACCAGCTGGTTCAATGCGCGAGGGCATGAGTAGCCTGAGGCGAGCGGATATCTTTTTGATCACAAAGGTTGATCTGGCGCACGATAAAAATGGATCAAAGGAGCTGGAGAAGACCCTTAAGAAAATAAATCCAAAAGCAGCTATCTTAAAATCCAGCCACAGCCCCCAGTATTTTTATAGACTCTCTGATGATAAGATCGTTGATGGGACAAAGTTAAAGAATAATAGTGTTGCGCTTCTCTCAGCGATCGGTAATCCTGACGCATTTGAAAAGACTATCTTGAGTCTTGGATTAAAATTCAAAAAACATTTCATCTTCCGTGACCATCATTGGTACAAAGAAGGCGACTTGAAGAAAATAGAGAACTATTGCAGTAAAAATGGAATAGACACAATAATCACAACAGAAAAAGACGCGGTAAGACTTTCCCTTGTCCCTTGTCCCTTGTCCCTTGTCCCTGTGTTGGTTTTGCGCGTCCAACTCGAAATAACTGAAAATGAACAAGGATTCTATAATAGACTTTCTGGGATTTGTACTGGTTAA
- a CDS encoding ELM1/GtrOC1 family putative glycosyltransferase, which yields MNKDSIIDFLGFVLVKVFSAILCCMPLGAVLWIGRRGGDLARLVNVKRRSIAYANLKSAFPEKGSREIKEILKSHYRNLGSSVVELLKLPVMGKKYLNTHVRIENFDRINDVIEKGKGIILLAAHFGNWEIASLAVSARGKNISIFVRKQKYVRLNRLLNQYREMSGCNVITKGFSIRDMIGILRDKGVVAMLVDQDAGAKGVFVDFLNRPASTAQGPISFAVKTGAAILPTFPRRLGCAEHVLEIDEPLKLINTGNKEEDLKANLRNVTNIFEDRIKRFPDQWLWSHKRWKSSPQRTVLVLDDGKAGHLNQALAVAEMVKEALGSRLKARGIKEQPIVKIKVAKVEFKNKLTRRLLDMASFFAGKRCQGCLRCMKFCLKKESFNEIKGYADIVISCGASTVAASTFLKYENNAKGIVIMKPGLGRSRKFDLVILPRHDASQKPKSNMLITEIAPNRVRDKGHGTRDMGVGLLVGGDAKNFKLKKEDVEKVVDGVLKIGRDLFVSTSRRTSPEIDGLIKEKLGEKCKSLVIANENNKQGAVQEIFDKSEVIIVSPESISMISEAVSSGRHVVVFGKAEGKYNQAIANLEVQGYIKTSTSDKICDTVKQILTEKPEAKKLEDKEKILKRLISLI from the coding sequence ATGAACAAGGATTCTATAATAGACTTTCTGGGATTTGTACTGGTTAAGGTGTTCAGCGCTATTCTTTGCTGTATGCCTTTAGGGGCCGTGCTATGGATAGGCCGGCGTGGCGGAGATCTCGCGCGTCTAGTTAATGTTAAGCGCCGATCTATAGCGTACGCTAATCTAAAATCCGCTTTTCCTGAAAAGGGCTCACGTGAGATCAAAGAGATATTGAAGTCACATTACAGAAATCTTGGCTCAAGTGTTGTAGAGTTATTGAAATTGCCTGTTATGGGCAAAAAATATTTAAATACACATGTGCGCATTGAGAATTTTGACAGGATCAATGATGTGATAGAGAAGGGTAAAGGAATTATTCTTCTTGCGGCGCATTTTGGGAATTGGGAGATAGCGTCACTGGCTGTTAGCGCGAGAGGAAAGAACATCTCTATCTTTGTACGGAAACAAAAATATGTACGACTCAATAGATTATTGAATCAATACAGAGAGATGAGCGGATGCAATGTTATTACAAAGGGATTTTCAATTAGAGATATGATAGGGATCCTTAGAGATAAAGGCGTTGTGGCTATGCTCGTTGATCAGGATGCGGGGGCAAAAGGCGTGTTCGTTGATTTTTTGAACAGGCCTGCTTCTACGGCACAAGGGCCGATCAGCTTTGCCGTGAAAACAGGCGCCGCGATCCTTCCTACGTTTCCTCGGCGTTTAGGTTGCGCGGAGCATGTTTTAGAAATCGATGAGCCATTAAAGTTAATAAATACTGGCAATAAAGAAGAAGATCTGAAGGCGAATTTGAGAAATGTCACTAATATCTTCGAAGATCGTATAAAGAGATTTCCTGACCAGTGGCTATGGTCGCACAAGAGGTGGAAATCTTCGCCCCAACGCACTGTCCTGGTTTTAGACGATGGCAAGGCAGGACATCTTAATCAGGCATTGGCTGTGGCAGAGATGGTAAAAGAGGCTTTAGGTTCGAGACTCAAGGCACGAGGAATAAAAGAACAGCCTATTGTTAAGATCAAGGTGGCGAAAGTAGAATTCAAAAATAAGCTGACGAGAAGGCTTTTAGATATGGCGAGTTTTTTTGCTGGAAAGCGATGCCAAGGGTGTTTACGATGTATGAAGTTTTGTTTAAAGAAAGAAAGCTTCAATGAGATCAAGGGATATGCTGATATAGTCATCTCTTGCGGCGCTTCTACTGTAGCCGCGAGTACATTTTTAAAATACGAGAATAACGCGAAGGGCATTGTGATCATGAAGCCAGGATTGGGACGAAGCAGGAAGTTTGATTTAGTTATTTTGCCGAGACACGATGCATCTCAGAAGCCTAAATCGAATATGCTTATTACAGAGATTGCGCCGAATAGGGTTAGGGACAAGGGACATGGGACAAGGGACATGGGGGTTGGGTTGCTTGTTGGAGGAGATGCGAAAAACTTCAAGTTGAAAAAAGAGGATGTTGAGAAAGTGGTGGATGGAGTATTGAAGATCGGGCGGGATTTGTTTGTTTCTACTTCCAGGAGGACTTCGCCTGAAATAGATGGACTTATTAAAGAAAAATTAGGCGAAAAATGTAAATCATTAGTAATAGCAAACGAGAATAATAAACAAGGCGCGGTGCAGGAGATTTTTGACAAGAGCGAGGTTATAATTGTTTCGCCAGAATCTATATCCATGATCTCAGAGGCAGTGAGTTCTGGTAGGCATGTTGTAGTCTTTGGCAAGGCAGAGGGAAAGTACAATCAAGCTATTGCAAATCTCGAGGTACAGGGTTACATAAAAACTTCTACATCAGACAAGATTTGCGATACAGTAAAACAGATTTTGACAGAAAAGCCAGAAGCAAAGAAACTCGAAGATAAAGAGAAGATACTGAAGAGGCTAATAAGCTTAATATGA